Part of the Nitrosophilus alvini genome, TAAAAGTTTTCCGAGTCTTTTTACACTTGAGCCTTCTCTGATACCTTCACCCTTTCCAAGAACAACAACACCCACACTGCTCTCTTCAAGGTTTGCAGCCATACCTTTCTCGCCGTTTTCAAACTCAAGCATTTCACCGGCCATTACATTGTTTAGACCGTATACCTTCGCTATACCGTCTGCAAATGATATAACCTTGCCGGTTTCATTTATATCAATTTTAAGTTCAAAATCCTCTATTCTCTCTTTTATGATAGAGCTGATTTCGTCTGCTTGCATTTTGTGTGCCACAGTTTCTCCTTTCTAAATTGCTTTAAGAATATGTTCAATCATCATGTTTTTGATTCTGCTTTTCGAGAAGCTGATTTCTAGTCCAAGACTCTCAACTTCGACTTTTATTCCGTCAAATTTTCCTACTTCTTCATGCAGTTTTATCTCGGCACCAACTCTTTTTTGAAGAGCTTTTTCTATCTCTTTTATCTCTTTTTCTTCAAGTTCTACCGCCGAATAAACCACACCTTCAAACCTGTTTTCAAGGAAAGAGAGCTGCTTTTCAAGTTCCTCTGCCAAAACAGGAATAAGATTGAGTCGTTTTTTTTCGGCAAGAAGTCTTATAAGATTTTTAAACTTTTCATCAGCAGTTTCGATCGCTGATAGGATAAGTCTGCATTTTTGCTCATCTTTTACCTCTGGCGACAATATTACGGCTTTTATTTCAGGAGTCTCCAACGCTTCCGATAGTTCAGTAAGAAGCTGGCCATAATTTGTCAGCTCTTCTTTTGTGGATACCGCTGTTAAGGCCTTTACATATCTTTTTGCGATCAACTCTTCCATTTTACGCTACCTTCTTTACTATAAGATTGACAAACTCTTTTTCGTTGATAGGAAGGTTCTTCTCATCAAGAAGTTCATCAAGAACCTCTTTTACTACACCTCTTATCATCTTTCTCTTTTCAAGTTCACACTGCTCATTATGCATCTTTTCCAGACTGGCAATCTCATTTTCAAACTGATTTCTAATCTTTTCCGCAAGAATAACACTCTCTTTTTTTGCGGTTTCGATTATCTCTTCAGCAAATTTTTTGGCATTCTCAAGCTCTTTTTCAGCCCTTTTTTTCTCCTCTTTTGCCTCTTTCAGTTTTACCTGAACATTTTCAAGTTCCGCAGCAATGGAAGCTTTTCGCCCTTGAAAGAAGTTTTTCACATGGTCAGCTAGAAGATAGTAAATAATCCCGGCAAAAATAAGGAAGTTAACGGCCCTTGGTAAAATGTCAGTACCTCCTTCGCCACCTCCGCTTGCAAATGCGGCAGTTCCCAAAAGCAAAAAAAGTATCGCTAATTTTGTTCTCACCTCTGCTCCTTCCTATAATTTGCTAAACTTGGCTTTAAGAGCTTCTCTGAAAAGCGGCATTTGCGAAATCAAAGCGCTTTTTAGACTCTCTTCTTCCTCTTTTAAAGATGCTTTGAAATCTTCATACTCTTTCATGAGTTCCGCTTTTTTTGCATCTACTTTACTCTGCCCCAAAGCCTTGGCTTCATTAAGCGCACTCTGTTTGATAGCCATCGCTTCACTTTTTGCGCGAGCCAGTATCTCTTCAGCCTCTTTTTTTAACTCTGCCGAACCGCTGGTATTTTTGGAAGCGTTTTCCAGATCTCTTTTGATACTTTCGCTTCTCTCTTCCATAAACCCGAGCAAAGGTTTATAAAGCCAGCTGTTAAGTACAGCGACCAGTATGAAAAACAAAATCGCTGTCAGCAAAACCAGCGATATACTGATGTCTAACATCCAAACTCCTTTACGCCATTCTAAATAGTTTTCGGGATTGTATCATATGAATTTATATTTTTTTATTAAACTAATAGCTTTTTCTTAAATATTTTTTCAAAAAGTAACGAATCTCTTCATTATTATCAAATTTTATAGTCAGTTTATTGCCATGAATTTTGAAGTTAAGATTTGAATCTTTCAACGTTTTTTCAATCTCTTCCATATTTAAATCTTCTCTATTTTTGGACTTTTGCTTCTCTTTTTTCGGCTTTGTTTTATTTACAAGTTTTTCTACATCACGAACACTCAGTTTCTGTCCCGTTATAGAATCAACTATGATTTTCTGTTTATCCTCTTCGAGCCCTACCAAAACTTTAGCATGTCCCGGCGTAATTTTACCGGCTTTTAAAGCCTCTTTTGCATAATCAGAAAGCATAAGAAGACGCAAAGTATTTGTAATGTGTGTTCTGCTCTTTTTTACGATATTGGAAAGCTCTTCATGTGTAATGGAGTATTCGTCGATAAGCTCTTTGTACGAGAGGGCAAGGTCAACCGGATTTAGGTCTTCTCTTTGGATATTTTCGATAAGAGCAAGTTCTCTGTATTTAGAAGGTTCAATCTTTGCCACTATTGCTTTAATTTTATCAAGCCCTGCCAGTCTACTTGCCCTTACTCTTCTTTCGCCTGCTATGAGCATAAAACCATCTATATCTTCTATAACGATTACTGGCTGTAGAAGTCCGTGCCTTTTGATAGACTCGGCAAGCTCATTTAAAGATTTTTCATCAAATACTCGCCTTGGCTGAAAAGGGTTTGGCCTGATAGCATCTATATCGATCTCTACGACACTGTTTTCATCACTGTCTGGTATCTCTTTTTCATACGCTTCAGCCACTTCGCTTAAAATTGCTCCGAGTCCGCGTCCCAATGTCTTTCTGCTCATACTATCTTCCCAATATAACTTTTGCAAGACTCTGATAAGCCATGCTTCCGGAGGATTTGCTGTCGTATAGTACTACAGGTTTGCCAAAACTCGGCGACTCGGCAAGTTTTACGTTACGTGGAATTACAATAAACGAAGAGTTTCCCTCATCTTTGAAAAGTTTGTTTCTGAAATGGTGCGACAGGTCAGCAAAAACCTGTTTGGAAAGATTGTTCTGCTTGCTATACATGGTAGGCAGAAAACCTTTGATAGAGAGTTTCGGATTTATTGTTTTTCTTATAAGTCTTATCGTATTTAAAAGCTGAGCCAGTCCTTCAAGGGCAAAAAATTCGCACTGTATGGGAATAATCACAGAATTTGCCGCACTCAAGGCGTTGATAGTCATAGGTCCTAATGCCGGAGGAGAATCGATAATAACAAAATCGAAATCGTTTTTTATCTCATCGAGTTTCTCTTTTAAAACAAGCTCCCTCTGTTTCGCCTTGGAGTTATAAAACTCTTTTTCCACGCCTACAAGGCCGATATTTGAAGGTGCAAGATATAAATTATCCACCCCTGTTTTTAAAATAATTTCAGAAAGTTTTTTCGTACCTATCATAACGTGATAGATATTGTACTCATAATCATTTCTGCTATACCCCAGACTGGTCGTAGCATTTGCCTGAGGGTCCGCATCAATGATTAGAACCTTTCTGTTTTCAAGGGCCAAGGAAGCTGCAAGATTTACAGCAGTTGTCGTTTTTCCCACACCGCCTTTTTGATTGGCTATAGTTATTATTTCACTCATCTTAAACAGTAAATCCTTTGGCTGTTGATCTCTAATGAACCGTCTTCGCACAATCTTGCATTTTCAAGAGAAATTTTTTTCTCTTGAACATGAACAAGAAACTTTTTGCTTCTGTGAAATTCTAACTTATATTTACTAAAAATTTGCTTCCATGAATGAGATTTTTTCAATTCGGAAAAATAGTTTTTCAAAATATCCTCTTTTTCGATTTGGATATCGAGTTTGCCGTAGCCATGTGGCGCATGTGCCGTATTTAGGCCTATTCCGCATATCAGAGCCTCGGCAGCCTTGGTTGTAATCGTACCTCCAATCTTTCTGCTTTCTATATAAAAATCATTTGGCCATTTCAGCCATATACCCGAACCCCGCACCGATAAAATCTCTTTTAGAATATAAGAAAAATAAATAGAAGCAGACACTATCGGAAGATCATCTGGAAGTGAAGAAATTTCATATGCAAAAGAGAAAAAAAGATTCCCCTTTTCGCTTTTCCATTCATTTCCCCTGCTTCCGATTCCCGATGTCTGAAAATTTGCCGCAACAGCAATCGGCGCGGAAAGCTCCTTTGATTTTATTTTTTCAATAAGATATTTCTGCGTAGAGTCAATCTCGTCAAACCAGACAATCTCCAACTTTCAGTCTCCTTCCTCTGATAAAA contains:
- a CDS encoding biotin--[acetyl-CoA-carboxylase] ligase gives rise to the protein MEIVWFDEIDSTQKYLIEKIKSKELSAPIAVAANFQTSGIGSRGNEWKSEKGNLFFSFAYEISSLPDDLPIVSASIYFSYILKEILSVRGSGIWLKWPNDFYIESRKIGGTITTKAAEALICGIGLNTAHAPHGYGKLDIQIEKEDILKNYFSELKKSHSWKQIFSKYKLEFHRSKKFLVHVQEKKISLENARLCEDGSLEINSQRIYCLR
- a CDS encoding F0F1 ATP synthase subunit delta, which encodes MEELIAKRYVKALTAVSTKEELTNYGQLLTELSEALETPEIKAVILSPEVKDEQKCRLILSAIETADEKFKNLIRLLAEKKRLNLIPVLAEELEKQLSFLENRFEGVVYSAVELEEKEIKEIEKALQKRVGAEIKLHEEVGKFDGIKVEVESLGLEISFSKSRIKNMMIEHILKAI
- a CDS encoding FoF1 ATP synthase subunit B', with amino-acid sequence MLDISISLVLLTAILFFILVAVLNSWLYKPLLGFMEERSESIKRDLENASKNTSGSAELKKEAEEILARAKSEAMAIKQSALNEAKALGQSKVDAKKAELMKEYEDFKASLKEEEESLKSALISQMPLFREALKAKFSKL
- a CDS encoding F0F1 ATP synthase subunit B, translated to MRTKLAILFLLLGTAAFASGGGEGGTDILPRAVNFLIFAGIIYYLLADHVKNFFQGRKASIAAELENVQVKLKEAKEEKKRAEKELENAKKFAEEIIETAKKESVILAEKIRNQFENEIASLEKMHNEQCELEKRKMIRGVVKEVLDELLDEKNLPINEKEFVNLIVKKVA
- a CDS encoding ParB/RepB/Spo0J family partition protein, giving the protein MSRKTLGRGLGAILSEVAEAYEKEIPDSDENSVVEIDIDAIRPNPFQPRRVFDEKSLNELAESIKRHGLLQPVIVIEDIDGFMLIAGERRVRASRLAGLDKIKAIVAKIEPSKYRELALIENIQREDLNPVDLALSYKELIDEYSITHEELSNIVKKSRTHITNTLRLLMLSDYAKEALKAGKITPGHAKVLVGLEEDKQKIIVDSITGQKLSVRDVEKLVNKTKPKKEKQKSKNREDLNMEEIEKTLKDSNLNFKIHGNKLTIKFDNNEEIRYFLKKYLRKSY
- a CDS encoding ParA family protein, translating into MSEIITIANQKGGVGKTTTAVNLAASLALENRKVLIIDADPQANATTSLGYSRNDYEYNIYHVMIGTKKLSEIILKTGVDNLYLAPSNIGLVGVEKEFYNSKAKQRELVLKEKLDEIKNDFDFVIIDSPPALGPMTINALSAANSVIIPIQCEFFALEGLAQLLNTIRLIRKTINPKLSIKGFLPTMYSKQNNLSKQVFADLSHHFRNKLFKDEGNSSFIVIPRNVKLAESPSFGKPVVLYDSKSSGSMAYQSLAKVILGR